In the Leishmania panamensis strain MHOM/PA/94/PSC-1 chromosome 30 sequence genome, one interval contains:
- a CDS encoding PAS-domain containing phosphoglycerate kinase, putative (TriTrypDB/GeneDB-style sysID: LpmP.30.3350) encodes MYQESKIFMIFKSLRDIVVIGDNDMVITDMNAAAVAFFGWTADDVKGKSIAFLVPTHPLDVQDNTVTLMAHLANSTDAPVVIQTTRDPHATMVAWTILPIRLPRVYEFGVHMNIRAALTPKLSVSDLNFKNRTVFLRVDFNVPFDRETGTIRDDSRIRAAMPTINKIINDGGRLVIGSHLGRPKKPNEKQSLRRILPRLQELLEKEVSFCTDPFKAGEKVKGMKDGDVMLLENLRFFKGENSKEAVERNKLASALASFSDIFVCDAFGTVHRMTASMTGVPRVLGAGVTGFLIEKEINAISKVMRNPEQPLVAIVGGSKVSDKINVLASIFNFAHTVIVGGAMAYTFLEAQGYSVGKSKVERVVREKGRDVDLHNTARDLMDLAKSRKVRFMLPIDHSCAKEFKDAEPFVTSNADIPAEYMGLDYGPKSIEQAKKAVAQARTLIWNGPLGVFEFPNFATGTKAIAESIKDKKQIVSIVGGGETAAATKDYKEYITHVSTGGGAFLELLEGRALPGLICLTARAAPKL; translated from the coding sequence ATGTATCAGGAGTCGAAGATTTTCATGATATTCAAGTCACTGCGCGACATCGTGGTGATTGGAGACAATGATATGGTCATCACCGATATGAacgcggcggctgtggcCTTCTTTGGCTGGACGGCCGATGATGTAAAGGGGAAGAGCATCGCCTTTCTTGTCCCCACTCATCCACTTGATGTGCAGGATAACACCGTCACCCTCATGGCCCACCTTGCCAACTCTACTGACGCACCCGTAGTGATTCAAACCACTCGAGATCCTCACGCGACAATGGTGGCCTGGACGATTTTGCCTATTCGTCTTCCCCGCGTGTATGAGTTCGGGGTGCACATGAACATCCGTGCCGCCCTCACCCCGAAATTGTCTGTCTCAGACCTGAACTTTAAGAACCGCACGGTGTTCCTGCGTGTGGACTTCAACGTGCCGTTTGACCGCGAGACCGGCACCATTCGAGACGATAGCCGCATTCGTGCAGCGATGCCGACCATTAACAAAATCATCAATGACGGGGGACGCCTGGTGATCGGGTCTCACTTGGGACGTCCCAAGAAGCCCAACGAGAAGCAGTCCCTGAGGCGCATCTTACCTCGTCTACAGGAgttgctggagaaggaggttTCATTCTGCACGGATCCCTTCAAGGCAggcgagaaggtgaaggggaTGAAGGACGGGGACGTCATGCTGCTGGAGAACCTGCGGTTTTTCAAGGGCGAAAATAGCAAGGAGGCTGTGGAGCGGAACAAGTTGGCGTCCGCGCTCGCCTCCTTTAGTGATATTTTCGTTTGCGACGCCTTCGGTACAGTGCATCGCATGACGGCCAGCATGACCGGCGTGCCTCGCGTCTTGGGGGCTGGGGTGACAGGCTTCTTGATCGAAAAGGAGATCAATGCCATTAGTAAGGTGATGCGCAACCCAGAGCAACCTCTGGTCGCCATCGTTGGCGGCTCAAAGGTGTCGGACAAAATCAATGTCCTCGCCTCCATCTTCAACTTTGCACACACAGTGATCGTTGGCGGAGCCATGGCTTACACCTTCCTGGAGGCGCAAGGCTACTCCGTGGGCAAGAGCAAGGTGGAGCGtgtggtgagggagaagggtCGTGATGTGGATCTGCACAACACCGCTCGCGATTTGATGGATCTGGCCAAGTCCCGCAAGGTGCGATTCATGTTGCCCATCGATCACAGCTGCGCGAAGGAGTTCAAAGACGCGGAGCCATTTGTCACCAGCAACGCCGACATTCCCGCGGAGTACATGGGATTAGACTACGGCCCCAAGTCCATTgagcaggcgaagaaggccGTCGCGCAGGCCCGCACACTCATCTGGAATGGGCCTCTGGGCGTTTTTGAGTTCCCGAACTTCGCTACAGGCACGAAGGCCATCGCCGAGTCTATCAAGGATAAAAAGCAAATTGTGTCCATtgtcggtggcggtgagacggcggcggcgacaaaAGACTACAAGGAGTACATC